The proteins below are encoded in one region of Bifidobacterium catenulatum DSM 16992 = JCM 1194 = LMG 11043:
- a CDS encoding autorepressor SdpR family transcription factor, with the protein MAGEGFKALSDPTRRRILELLRERDMTAGELAEQFNMSKPSISHHLTTLKTAGLVTDERHGQNIIYSLNTTVMQDLIGWFMGFMDSDGNVNQANDQTGNK; encoded by the coding sequence ATGGCGGGAGAGGGATTCAAGGCGCTCTCCGATCCCACGCGACGGCGCATTTTGGAATTACTGCGCGAACGTGACATGACGGCTGGTGAACTCGCGGAACAATTCAACATGAGCAAACCATCGATCAGCCACCATCTGACCACGTTGAAAACTGCGGGACTGGTAACCGACGAACGGCACGGGCAGAACATCATCTACAGTCTCAACACCACGGTGATGCAGGATCTGATCGGATGGTTCATGGGATTCATGGACAGCGATGGAAACGTCAATCAAGCGAATGATCAAACAGGCAATAAATAA
- a CDS encoding SdpI family protein translates to MRGNNLNDFKKAFDNNINNTKDKNKTDSGEKIAPIGRNLCIVLVALCVVNIIAHLACYSRLPENVPIHWSADGSVNGYGPRAVTLILDILPLLCLGLFLVIPKMDPKGENYMKASGLYRGFVIAFTLIMCGATWFTEATAFGVIPATGGPVGLIISVVLGALFVGLGNYLPRMRQNYTFGIRTPWALADENNWKRTQRVGGISFMVLGVLLVVAGVVSSVVPVGDMLMAAIIVAIAICAALVPYAYSYLLFRRSRGSRKN, encoded by the coding sequence ATGCGCGGGAATAACTTGAACGATTTCAAAAAGGCTTTCGATAACAACATCAACAATACCAAAGACAAGAACAAGACTGATTCGGGGGAGAAGATCGCTCCGATCGGACGCAATCTGTGCATTGTGCTTGTTGCACTGTGTGTAGTCAACATCATCGCACATCTTGCCTGCTATAGTCGGCTTCCCGAAAACGTGCCAATTCATTGGAGCGCCGATGGTTCGGTCAATGGTTATGGACCGCGTGCCGTAACGTTGATTCTTGATATATTACCGTTGCTGTGCTTGGGACTTTTCCTCGTCATCCCGAAGATGGATCCCAAGGGAGAAAACTACATGAAGGCCAGCGGACTGTATCGTGGATTCGTCATCGCGTTCACGCTCATTATGTGCGGTGCCACATGGTTCACCGAAGCCACCGCATTCGGTGTGATCCCGGCTACTGGTGGTCCTGTTGGACTTATCATCAGCGTGGTGCTGGGAGCGCTGTTCGTCGGCTTAGGCAATTACCTTCCGCGCATGCGCCAGAATTACACTTTCGGCATCAGAACGCCTTGGGCTTTGGCTGATGAGAACAATTGGAAGCGTACGCAGCGTGTAGGTGGCATCTCTTTCATGGTATTGGGAGTGTTATTGGTCGTAGCGGGCGTTGTCAGCTCTGTCGTGCCTGTGGGCGACATGCTCATGGCTGCAATTATTGTGGCGATAGCGATTTGTGCGGCGCTCGTTCCCTATGCGTACAGCTATCTACTATTCCGCCGCAGTCGAGGTTCGCGGAAAAACTGA
- a CDS encoding HAD family hydrolase, protein MTSPSANVTDVVFDFCGVLIDWQTRACLEGRYPQVVVDRICADNDPCGFYDYEDRMDHGEDFEDIYPDVVREQGEEIAEIFRDYIERYGDALPRMIPDMEQLLRDLKAAGYGVWGLTNWSHETFHFAFERFPQLEELLQGTVVSGVEKMHKPNADIYELALSRFNLRPESSVFFDDTAKNVTGAQAVGMHAFCFTNADQARRDLKSLGMDF, encoded by the coding sequence ATGACCTCCCCCAGTGCCAACGTCACCGATGTGGTCTTTGATTTTTGCGGCGTGCTCATCGACTGGCAGACGCGCGCATGCCTTGAAGGCAGGTACCCCCAAGTAGTTGTGGACCGTATTTGCGCAGATAATGATCCGTGCGGTTTCTACGATTATGAGGATCGTATGGACCATGGCGAAGATTTCGAAGACATTTATCCCGACGTGGTACGCGAGCAGGGTGAGGAGATCGCTGAAATTTTCCGCGATTACATCGAACGCTATGGCGATGCGCTCCCCCGCATGATTCCGGATATGGAACAGCTGCTTCGTGATTTGAAGGCTGCAGGCTACGGCGTGTGGGGGTTGACGAATTGGTCGCACGAGACGTTCCATTTTGCTTTCGAACGGTTCCCTCAGCTGGAGGAGTTGTTGCAGGGCACGGTGGTGTCTGGTGTGGAGAAGATGCACAAGCCAAATGCCGACATCTACGAACTGGCACTGAGCCGTTTCAATCTCAGGCCGGAATCCAGCGTGTTCTTCGACGACACCGCGAAGAACGTCACTGGCGCACAGGCCGTGGGCATGCATGCGTTCTGCTTTACTAACGCCGATCAGGCTCGCCGCGATCTGAAATCTTTGGGCATGGATTTTTAA
- a CDS encoding bifunctional ADP-dependent NAD(P)H-hydrate dehydratase/NAD(P)H-hydrate epimerase encodes MNIADDADRLQTLLYSAYDSDTVRDMERPLLDDGVPLMRMAASAAAHVTMTLLDDEDLTIEDARVTLLVGAGDNGGDGLYVGAELANEGAHVTAIAVGRSLHEEAFSAFVHAGGRILALDPAAEIPGCTMGFSAGEAGERLQAAIEYAQGSHVIIDAMTGIGVSGALRGIAGAIASSLGFDSKLPDRPALPNNEPSSDLPLVVAIDTPSGVGVNDGSLPGPYIPADVTVTFGAMKPCAMVPPASYACGHLTLVDFGFDIDDCVPATEMTDGDFVTDSIRLPQLSDGKYSRGVVGLVTGSARYPGAAVLSSTAAARTNTGMVRYLGPQRTQDMVLSSLPEAVIGKGRVQSWVVGSGVPAGDDEASDSDFQRKTIAALLKHYALPQETDLDDDVDARHAGALDMPPIVVDAGALDLLPDKVPAQVVVTPHTGELARMLTRLGENEVGVDEVRAQPLACARKLRELTGATVLLKGAVTMVVGTDGESNERVILSGRAPAWMSTAGSGDVLAGMLGALLAQQDDMLTEDPALVPEVVAAGAYMHGLAGAIASQSEQRGWHRPQIYGHSKKQHFGEIGHPIIASDIIDSIQPAFLQLL; translated from the coding sequence ATGAACATCGCCGACGACGCCGACCGTTTGCAAACACTGCTGTACAGTGCCTACGACTCCGATACCGTGCGCGACATGGAACGTCCGCTGCTTGACGACGGCGTACCGCTGATGCGCATGGCCGCCTCGGCAGCGGCCCACGTGACCATGACGCTGCTCGACGACGAGGATCTCACCATCGAAGATGCGCGCGTGACCCTGCTTGTGGGCGCGGGAGACAATGGCGGCGACGGCCTGTACGTCGGCGCGGAATTAGCGAACGAAGGCGCGCACGTCACTGCGATCGCCGTGGGCCGCTCCCTGCACGAGGAGGCTTTCAGCGCGTTCGTGCACGCCGGAGGCCGCATTCTCGCACTCGACCCCGCCGCCGAAATCCCCGGATGCACCATGGGCTTCTCCGCAGGAGAGGCCGGCGAACGGCTGCAGGCCGCAATAGAGTACGCCCAAGGCTCCCATGTGATCATCGACGCAATGACCGGCATTGGCGTAAGCGGCGCGTTGCGTGGCATCGCAGGCGCTATCGCATCCTCCTTGGGATTCGATAGCAAACTACCCGACAGGCCCGCCTTACCGAACAATGAACCCTCCTCCGATCTGCCGCTTGTCGTGGCGATCGACACACCGTCCGGCGTTGGCGTGAATGACGGCTCGCTGCCGGGACCGTATATTCCGGCAGACGTGACGGTGACGTTCGGCGCGATGAAGCCGTGCGCGATGGTGCCGCCCGCCTCGTATGCATGCGGACACCTCACTTTGGTCGATTTCGGCTTCGATATCGATGATTGCGTTCCCGCGACCGAAATGACGGATGGCGATTTCGTAACGGATTCGATCCGTCTGCCGCAGCTTTCGGACGGCAAATATTCACGTGGAGTGGTCGGCTTAGTGACAGGTTCCGCACGTTACCCAGGTGCAGCCGTGTTGTCTTCCACTGCCGCCGCACGAACCAACACAGGCATGGTGCGTTATCTTGGACCACAACGCACGCAGGATATGGTGCTTTCCTCGTTGCCTGAGGCGGTGATCGGCAAGGGACGCGTCCAATCGTGGGTGGTTGGCTCCGGCGTTCCCGCAGGCGATGACGAAGCGTCCGACTCCGACTTCCAGCGCAAAACCATAGCCGCGCTGCTGAAGCACTATGCGCTGCCGCAAGAAACCGACCTTGACGACGATGTCGATGCCAGGCATGCAGGCGCACTGGATATGCCACCAATCGTGGTGGACGCCGGAGCCTTGGATTTGCTACCAGATAAGGTGCCGGCTCAAGTGGTCGTCACCCCGCACACCGGAGAGCTGGCCCGCATGCTGACTCGGCTGGGCGAAAACGAAGTCGGTGTCGACGAGGTGCGGGCGCAGCCGCTTGCCTGCGCCCGCAAACTCCGTGAGCTGACCGGTGCGACCGTATTGCTGAAGGGCGCGGTGACCATGGTGGTGGGCACTGATGGCGAGAGTAACGAGCGTGTGATTCTTTCCGGTCGCGCACCGGCATGGATGTCTACCGCAGGATCGGGTGACGTGCTCGCCGGCATGTTGGGAGCCCTGCTCGCACAGCAGGACGACATGCTTACTGAGGATCCGGCATTGGTTCCCGAGGTCGTGGCTGCCGGCGCCTACATGCATGGTCTTGCGGGAGCGATCGCATCGCAATCCGAACAGCGCGGATGGCATCGTCCGCAAATCTACGGTCATTCCAAAAAGCAGCATTTCGGAGAAATCGGCCATCCAATCATCGCCAGCGATATTATCGACAGTATTCAGCCCGCATTTTTACAATTACTTTAA
- a CDS encoding ABC transporter ATP-binding protein: protein MAYIEMRHSYKRYQMGSTTITANDDVSFGIEKGELAIILGASGAGKSTVLNILGGMDTNSEGSVVIDGRDISNYSPKQLTAYRRTDIGFVFQFYNLVANLTAKENVELASQIVSDAQDAVKVLEDVGLGDRVDNFPAQLSGGEQQRVAIARAVAKNPKILLCDEPTGALDYNTGKQVLQILQDMSRKKGATVVIVTHNSAIAPIADRVIRMHDGKVTAVDVNEHPMGIAELEW, encoded by the coding sequence ATGGCATATATCGAAATGCGGCACAGTTACAAGCGTTACCAAATGGGTTCTACCACCATCACCGCGAACGATGATGTGAGCTTCGGCATTGAAAAGGGCGAACTGGCCATCATTCTGGGCGCGTCGGGCGCAGGCAAGTCGACGGTACTCAACATTCTGGGCGGCATGGACACGAATTCCGAAGGCAGCGTGGTCATCGACGGACGCGACATTTCCAACTACTCTCCGAAACAGTTGACGGCCTACCGTAGAACGGACATCGGTTTCGTGTTCCAGTTCTACAATCTAGTGGCGAATTTGACTGCGAAGGAAAACGTCGAACTCGCCTCGCAGATCGTTTCCGACGCGCAGGATGCCGTCAAAGTGTTGGAAGACGTCGGTCTCGGCGATCGTGTCGACAATTTTCCCGCGCAGCTTTCCGGCGGTGAACAGCAGCGCGTGGCCATCGCCCGAGCCGTTGCGAAGAATCCGAAGATCCTGCTGTGCGACGAGCCGACAGGCGCGTTGGACTACAACACCGGCAAGCAGGTGCTGCAGATTCTGCAGGACATGAGCCGTAAGAAAGGCGCAACCGTGGTGATCGTGACCCACAATTCGGCGATCGCGCCGATTGCGGACCGTGTGATCCGCATGCATGATGGCAAGGTCACTGCCGTCGATGTCAACGAGCATCCGATGGGCATCGCGGAACTCGAATGGTGA
- a CDS encoding transcriptional regulator, with protein MSDNTSQRKALQQLEGESDYDRITYYQKPFMVLWAAVQEASSELQDDYVLSPELAQLWVAEQIRKVSDSLVDRLAETALAHGESKSNVARAAGASPANVLRRFPRLKADGSHERTLIDDVLDSLE; from the coding sequence ATGAGCGATAACACGTCACAGCGCAAAGCGTTGCAGCAGCTGGAAGGCGAGTCCGATTACGATCGGATCACCTACTATCAGAAGCCTTTTATGGTGCTGTGGGCGGCCGTGCAGGAAGCATCAAGCGAATTGCAGGACGACTACGTTCTCTCCCCCGAGCTGGCGCAGCTGTGGGTTGCCGAGCAGATTCGTAAGGTGTCGGACTCGCTGGTGGATCGTCTTGCGGAAACGGCTTTGGCTCATGGCGAATCGAAATCGAATGTAGCGCGTGCGGCTGGCGCGAGTCCCGCCAACGTCTTGCGACGCTTCCCTCGACTCAAAGCCGATGGATCGCACGAGCGTACGTTGATCGACGACGTGCTTGATTCGCTGGAATAA
- a CDS encoding M23 family metallopeptidase, with translation MNEHEYRRRIQRNRIVQEEKKLIRQQLRQIMIVCALACVILLVCCLWSAEPTYAKTNSGDTSESCVALMRWPLNGAQVVGKYDAPKQQWLPGHRGVDLLADQQEAVVAPADGVIAFSGSVGGKAVVTIRHGGSLSGLTSTFEPAKTERDVGAHVVQGERFARVEGESDHCDDHCLHWGIKSEGRQYTDPESKTRTVRIGLKVL, from the coding sequence ATGAACGAACATGAATATCGTCGACGAATCCAACGGAACAGAATCGTCCAGGAGGAAAAGAAACTCATCCGCCAGCAGTTGCGCCAAATCATGATCGTATGCGCGCTGGCGTGCGTCATACTGCTCGTATGCTGTCTATGGTCGGCTGAACCGACATATGCGAAAACGAATTCGGGCGACACGTCCGAATCCTGCGTAGCCCTGATGCGATGGCCGTTGAACGGCGCACAGGTAGTTGGCAAGTATGACGCGCCGAAACAACAGTGGCTTCCAGGGCATCGGGGCGTCGACTTGCTCGCCGACCAACAGGAAGCCGTCGTCGCGCCTGCAGACGGCGTGATCGCCTTCAGTGGCAGCGTGGGAGGCAAAGCCGTGGTCACCATACGGCATGGAGGCAGCCTTTCCGGACTGACCTCGACGTTCGAACCAGCCAAGACGGAACGCGATGTCGGCGCACATGTTGTGCAAGGGGAGCGTTTCGCGCGTGTGGAGGGCGAATCCGACCATTGCGACGATCATTGCCTGCATTGGGGAATCAAATCGGAAGGACGACAATATACCGATCCGGAAAGCAAAACCCGTACGGTGCGAATCGGATTAAAAGTTCTGTGA
- a CDS encoding AMP-dependent synthetase/ligase, whose translation MYKEYTRPLEQQIDTDKNIFSVLEERVNRTPNDSLVEYKNEHGEWASFSATEFRDKVIAIAKGLIAQGIMPGDSVSIISHTCWQWTALDVAIMSIGALTVPVYETNSPAQVKMIFNDANVKMAFAEDDAQRDKIESIRSECSNLGDIYVIGLDAIDTMVEYGHAVSDAEFQEREHAVKGSDLATIVYTSGSTGTPKGIELTHSNFVFITYSGINSMPDIAMKPNRRLLLFLPLAHVFARYMQFFCFAGNVSLGLSGNLKTILADFKAFKPTFILAVPRIFEKIYNAASQKAGDGLKGRIFAGATQTARDWSHAQQSGEGIPVVLNLKRALYNKLVYSSIMDVFGGHVEYAVSGGAPLDSSIAHFFNGIGLPLLEGYGMTETCAPSSVNPTSGYKIGTIGLPLQGVTMGVDEEGELCIKSPAVCAGYHNNPDVTKQQIVNGWLHTGDLGSIDDEGFVSIVGRKKDLIITAGGKNVSPCEMEASIMTSPVVSQCVMIGDRKPFIAAIISLDLGETNAWLASKGAECVTSLEEASRNPIVRAEVERAVNKANELASRAESIRKFEIVPDEFTEENGLVTPSLKARRQAVVDHYRTLIDTVIYVPKNK comes from the coding sequence ATGTACAAGGAATACACGCGGCCTTTGGAACAGCAGATTGACACAGACAAAAATATTTTCTCGGTGCTTGAGGAACGAGTGAACCGTACTCCAAACGATTCTTTGGTGGAATACAAGAATGAGCATGGCGAGTGGGCGTCGTTCAGCGCCACCGAGTTCCGAGACAAGGTCATCGCCATCGCCAAAGGCCTGATCGCCCAGGGCATCATGCCCGGCGACTCGGTATCCATCATCTCTCACACATGCTGGCAGTGGACTGCGCTTGACGTGGCGATCATGTCGATTGGCGCGCTCACCGTCCCCGTATACGAGACGAATTCGCCCGCGCAGGTTAAAATGATCTTCAACGACGCCAACGTCAAAATGGCGTTCGCTGAAGATGACGCGCAACGCGACAAGATCGAATCTATCAGAAGCGAATGCTCCAATCTTGGCGACATCTATGTCATCGGGCTTGACGCGATTGACACGATGGTCGAATACGGTCATGCCGTGTCCGACGCCGAATTCCAAGAGCGCGAACATGCGGTCAAAGGCTCGGACCTCGCCACCATCGTGTACACCTCCGGTTCCACCGGCACGCCGAAAGGCATTGAGCTCACCCACTCCAATTTCGTGTTCATCACCTATTCCGGCATCAACTCCATGCCTGATATCGCGATGAAGCCGAACCGTCGTCTGCTGCTGTTCCTTCCGTTGGCACATGTGTTCGCCCGCTACATGCAGTTCTTCTGCTTCGCCGGCAATGTTTCGCTTGGTCTGTCCGGCAACCTGAAGACGATCCTGGCTGATTTCAAGGCGTTCAAGCCGACGTTCATCCTTGCCGTGCCGCGTATCTTCGAAAAGATTTACAATGCGGCGTCGCAGAAGGCCGGCGACGGCCTCAAAGGACGTATTTTCGCAGGTGCCACACAGACGGCGCGCGACTGGTCGCACGCACAGCAGTCAGGCGAAGGTATTCCGGTTGTCTTGAATCTCAAGCGTGCGTTGTACAACAAGCTGGTGTACTCTTCGATCATGGACGTGTTCGGCGGTCATGTGGAATACGCGGTTTCCGGAGGCGCTCCGCTTGATTCATCCATCGCGCATTTCTTCAATGGCATCGGACTGCCGCTGCTGGAAGGCTACGGCATGACCGAAACCTGCGCTCCGTCAAGCGTCAATCCGACCTCTGGATACAAGATTGGCACCATCGGACTGCCACTGCAGGGCGTGACCATGGGCGTCGACGAGGAAGGCGAGCTGTGCATCAAGAGCCCGGCCGTATGCGCCGGCTACCACAACAATCCCGACGTCACCAAGCAGCAGATCGTCAACGGGTGGCTGCATACCGGTGATCTTGGTTCCATCGACGACGAAGGCTTTGTCTCCATCGTCGGACGTAAGAAGGACCTCATCATCACCGCCGGCGGCAAGAACGTCTCCCCATGCGAAATGGAAGCATCGATCATGACGTCGCCCGTGGTGAGCCAATGCGTGATGATCGGCGACCGTAAGCCGTTCATAGCGGCCATCATTTCGTTGGATCTTGGCGAAACGAACGCATGGCTTGCGTCGAAGGGCGCGGAATGCGTGACATCCCTCGAGGAGGCCTCCCGCAATCCGATCGTGCGCGCCGAAGTGGAACGTGCCGTCAACAAAGCCAACGAGCTCGCATCCCGTGCCGAATCAATCCGTAAATTCGAAATCGTGCCGGACGAGTTCACCGAAGAAAACGGCTTGGTCACGCCGAGCCTGAAGGCACGCCGTCAGGCGGTGGTTGACCATTACCGCACGCTGATTGACACCGTCATCTACGTTCCGAAGAACAAGTAA
- a CDS encoding type 1 periplasmic-binding domain-containing protein, whose translation MTLHRTTVTKRLFALLASTSLIMAMGACSSDNETQSHEAESTGTTTTVDAGNVVIFTPSDGITISQQTPLSKWEKLVPEIVSSLKDNDVKGSNITVKTASSLDKQSQSVQDYVVNHVNSTSDDAGSSDKTTLVVAPVADTTESDRQYGDYASHDITWDGNSSDEDAQDYAQSAERLVSALQLAQNEGMKVVLVSNTLQGFTPDVYAPMTTAEQVGQLQAKQLVSKLELDKTSSDNPKHIEVLLPYDAADESGNTVDATFAQDVFKGIWSVLGPYFKDGKAVSPSGTLTSSSTESDWVSVAFDAAKSERVKSTLAKRLGMDKDTSRHTRIDGIISCNDYVAGYVSEELNDLGYTGSAADINPSITISGIVDNITGKKDLKKQSVPDPAQAPESDDGDSGTEDTSDSLDEQNSQWPIITGYGAYVSSIPNIVNGKQWMTALENRKTLASDIAQTCVQLNTSGKLAKLTFISSVAMEDEKVPTIQEEALAVSASNLKKTLIEPGYISLAEAGL comes from the coding sequence ATGACACTGCACCGCACGACTGTGACGAAACGTCTGTTCGCACTGTTGGCATCGACCTCGCTCATCATGGCCATGGGCGCCTGCTCATCCGACAATGAAACGCAATCGCATGAAGCGGAATCCACCGGCACCACCACTACCGTCGATGCCGGCAACGTGGTGATCTTCACCCCTTCGGATGGCATTACCATCTCCCAGCAGACGCCTTTGAGCAAATGGGAAAAATTAGTGCCGGAAATAGTCTCATCTTTAAAAGATAACGACGTCAAGGGCTCTAACATCACCGTCAAAACGGCGTCGAGCCTCGACAAGCAAAGCCAAAGCGTACAGGATTATGTGGTGAACCACGTCAACAGCACCAGCGACGATGCAGGTTCCTCCGACAAAACCACTCTGGTAGTGGCGCCGGTGGCCGACACCACCGAATCCGACCGCCAGTATGGAGACTACGCGTCGCACGACATCACATGGGATGGGAACTCCTCTGACGAAGACGCCCAGGATTACGCCCAATCCGCAGAACGCTTGGTTTCCGCATTGCAGCTCGCTCAAAACGAGGGCATGAAAGTCGTGTTAGTGTCGAACACGCTGCAGGGTTTCACTCCGGATGTGTACGCACCGATGACCACGGCCGAGCAAGTCGGCCAACTGCAGGCCAAGCAGCTGGTCAGCAAGCTTGAACTCGACAAAACCAGCTCCGACAATCCGAAGCATATCGAAGTGCTACTCCCCTACGATGCCGCCGATGAAAGCGGTAACACAGTAGACGCGACTTTCGCGCAAGACGTGTTCAAAGGTATTTGGTCGGTGCTTGGACCGTATTTCAAAGACGGAAAGGCCGTTTCCCCGTCCGGCACGCTGACCTCGTCGAGTACGGAATCCGATTGGGTGTCTGTAGCGTTCGATGCGGCGAAAAGCGAGCGGGTCAAATCCACGCTCGCCAAACGTCTTGGCATGGACAAGGACACATCGCGTCATACCCGCATCGACGGTATCATCTCCTGCAATGATTATGTGGCCGGTTATGTTTCCGAAGAGCTCAATGATCTTGGATACACCGGTTCGGCGGCCGACATCAACCCATCCATCACCATTTCCGGCATCGTAGACAATATCACCGGCAAGAAAGACTTGAAAAAACAGTCCGTTCCCGATCCTGCGCAGGCGCCTGAATCCGATGACGGCGATTCCGGTACGGAGGATACCAGCGATTCCCTTGACGAGCAGAACTCGCAATGGCCGATCATCACCGGTTACGGCGCCTACGTCAGCTCCATACCGAATATCGTGAACGGCAAACAGTGGATGACCGCTTTGGAAAATCGCAAGACCTTGGCATCCGACATCGCACAGACCTGCGTGCAGCTTAACACGTCGGGCAAGCTTGCGAAGCTGACGTTCATCTCATCCGTCGCCATGGAAGACGAGAAAGTGCCGACCATCCAAGAAGAGGCGCTTGCGGTCAGTGCCAGCAATCTGAAGAAAACGCTGATCGAACCGGGATATATCTCGCTCGCCGAAGCAGGCTTGTAA
- a CDS encoding NADP-dependent isocitrate dehydrogenase, producing the protein MAKIKVEGKVVELDGDEMTRVIWKDIKNRLILPYLDVDLEYYDLGIENRDATDDQVTVDAAKAIQREHVGVKCATITPDEARVKEFGLKKMWKSPNGTIRNILGGTIFREPIVMSNVPRLVPGWTKPIVVARHAFGDQYKATDFKVPGAGTLTVTFTPEDGSEPIEHVVYNYGADGGVAQVQYNVNDSIRGFARACFNYGLMRGYPVYLSTKNTILKAYDGQFKDTFAEVFENEYKDKYAAAGLTYEHRLIDDMVASSLKWHGGYIWACKNYDGDVQSDSVAQGFGSLGLMTSVLMTPDGQTVEAEAAHGTVTRHYRRWQKGEKTSTNPIASIFAWTGGLKHRADLDNTPEVKYFAETLEKVIVSTVEGGQMTKDLAMLVGPDQAWLDTEGFMNALDENLAKALAE; encoded by the coding sequence ATGGCCAAAATCAAGGTCGAAGGCAAGGTCGTCGAACTCGACGGCGACGAAATGACCCGCGTCATCTGGAAAGACATCAAGAATCGCCTGATCCTTCCATACCTCGACGTGGATCTCGAATATTACGATCTCGGCATCGAAAACCGCGATGCCACCGATGATCAGGTGACCGTCGACGCGGCGAAGGCCATCCAGCGTGAACATGTCGGCGTGAAGTGCGCCACCATCACACCGGACGAGGCGCGTGTCAAGGAATTCGGCCTAAAGAAGATGTGGAAGTCCCCCAATGGCACCATCCGCAATATTCTCGGCGGAACCATCTTCCGCGAGCCGATCGTGATGAGCAACGTTCCGCGCCTGGTTCCCGGCTGGACCAAGCCGATCGTAGTAGCCCGCCATGCGTTCGGCGACCAGTATAAGGCCACTGATTTCAAGGTTCCAGGGGCAGGCACGCTCACCGTCACCTTCACTCCGGAAGATGGTTCCGAGCCGATCGAGCATGTCGTGTACAACTATGGCGCCGACGGCGGCGTGGCCCAGGTGCAGTACAACGTGAACGATTCCATCCGTGGTTTCGCCCGCGCCTGCTTTAACTATGGTCTGATGCGCGGCTATCCGGTATATCTTTCCACCAAGAACACGATTCTCAAGGCCTACGACGGCCAGTTCAAGGATACGTTCGCCGAAGTGTTCGAAAACGAATACAAAGACAAGTACGCCGCAGCGGGCCTGACCTATGAGCATCGTCTGATCGACGACATGGTGGCCAGCTCCCTCAAGTGGCATGGCGGCTACATTTGGGCCTGCAAGAACTATGATGGCGACGTGCAGTCCGATTCCGTGGCGCAAGGCTTCGGCTCTCTCGGCCTCATGACCTCCGTGCTCATGACCCCTGACGGCCAGACCGTCGAGGCCGAGGCCGCACACGGCACCGTGACCCGCCACTATCGTCGCTGGCAGAAGGGCGAGAAGACTTCCACCAATCCGATCGCATCGATTTTCGCTTGGACCGGCGGTCTCAAGCACCGCGCCGACTTGGATAACACTCCGGAAGTCAAGTATTTCGCCGAAACATTGGAGAAGGTCATCGTGTCTACCGTTGAAGGCGGCCAGATGACCAAGGATCTCGCCATGCTCGTTGGTCCGGATCAGGCCTGGCTTGACACCGAAGGCTTCATGAACGCTTTGGACGAGAATCTCGCCAAGGCTCTGGCCGAATAA